The proteins below come from a single Burkholderia contaminans genomic window:
- a CDS encoding Rieske (2Fe-2S) protein, which yields MSETYPDRIRLASVDDLPDPGARGFDPDGQGHDTLFVVRYGAQVRAYRDACPHFFGETQMAWRKDAYLNGDGTRIVCHAHGAQFDIASGECVLGPCLGQRLTPVEIDVTRDGTIVLIAT from the coding sequence ATGTCCGAGACATATCCCGATCGCATTCGACTCGCCAGCGTCGACGATCTGCCCGATCCCGGCGCGCGCGGCTTCGATCCCGATGGGCAGGGGCACGACACGCTTTTTGTCGTGCGGTACGGCGCGCAGGTTCGTGCATATCGCGATGCGTGTCCGCACTTTTTCGGCGAAACGCAGATGGCCTGGCGCAAGGACGCCTACCTGAACGGTGACGGCACCCGAATCGTCTGCCACGCGCACGGGGCGCAGTTCGACATCGCAAGCGGTGAGTGCGTACTCGGCCCGTGCCTCGGTCAGCGGCTGACACCCGTCGAGATCGACGTGACGCGCGACGGCACCATCGTGCTGATCGCGACATGA
- a CDS encoding FAD-dependent oxidoreductase — MAAPLQHVLVIGGGFSGMATAIQCAKLGLTVDLVEIDQGWRSYGAGISIGGPTLRALRTIGVLDDFFERGHGGDGVNLYTAGGQSIGVLPTPRVAGEDVPGGGAIMRPVLADILAKATRAAGVRVKLGCTFSRIEPRGEQVDVAFTDGTHGTYDLVVGADGLYSKVRAAAFPDAPKPRYTGQGVWRAVVPRPAEIACATMWLGHRIKAGVNPVSREEMYVFVTEDRPTNDYIDPAEWPRMLSELLAMFDVPLIRSIRAQIGTESHVNYRPLESLLLPAPWFSSRVVLVGDTVHATTPHMAAGAGIGIEDAIVLAEELGRGATVEAALQAFQARRWERCRMVVENSGRLGEIEIGGGDKEEHRRIMHETHMSLARPI; from the coding sequence ATGGCAGCCCCTCTTCAACACGTCCTCGTCATAGGCGGCGGATTTTCCGGTATGGCGACGGCGATCCAGTGCGCGAAGCTCGGCCTCACTGTCGACCTCGTCGAGATCGACCAGGGCTGGCGCTCGTACGGTGCCGGCATCAGCATTGGCGGGCCCACGTTGCGCGCGCTGCGCACGATCGGCGTGCTCGACGACTTCTTCGAACGCGGCCACGGCGGCGACGGCGTGAATCTGTACACGGCCGGCGGCCAGTCGATCGGCGTGCTGCCGACTCCGCGAGTGGCCGGCGAGGACGTTCCTGGCGGCGGCGCGATCATGCGCCCGGTGCTGGCCGATATTCTCGCCAAGGCGACACGCGCCGCAGGCGTGCGCGTGAAGCTCGGCTGCACCTTCTCGCGGATCGAGCCGCGCGGCGAACAAGTGGACGTGGCGTTCACGGACGGCACGCACGGTACCTACGACCTCGTGGTGGGCGCGGACGGCCTCTACTCGAAAGTGCGCGCAGCGGCGTTTCCCGATGCGCCGAAGCCGCGCTATACGGGCCAGGGCGTGTGGCGCGCCGTGGTGCCGCGACCGGCGGAGATCGCTTGCGCGACGATGTGGCTGGGGCACCGGATCAAGGCGGGTGTCAATCCGGTTTCCCGGGAGGAAATGTACGTCTTCGTCACCGAGGACAGGCCGACCAACGACTACATCGATCCCGCCGAATGGCCGCGCATGCTGTCCGAGTTGCTGGCCATGTTCGACGTGCCGCTGATCCGGTCCATCCGCGCGCAGATCGGCACCGAATCGCACGTCAACTACCGTCCGCTGGAAAGCCTGCTGCTGCCGGCGCCCTGGTTCAGCTCACGGGTGGTGCTCGTCGGTGATACGGTGCACGCGACCACGCCGCATATGGCGGCGGGCGCGGGCATAGGCATCGAGGATGCGATCGTGCTTGCCGAAGAGCTGGGGCGCGGTGCGACGGTGGAGGCTGCCTTGCAGGCATTCCAGGCGCGTCGTTGGGAGCGCTGCCGCATGGTGGTGGAAAACTCCGGGCGGCTTGGTGAGATCGAGATTGGCGGCGGCGACAAGGAGGAACACCGGCGCATCATGCACGAGACGCATATGAGTCTCGCGCGGCCTATCTGA
- a CDS encoding VOC family protein, producing the protein MNIIGPDTLVFGVDDVAACSQYLLDYGLLPVRSDNTGGRFEALDGTGIDIARRDDPALPPALGTASMLRKTIYGVADAATIDAIAAELCRDREVRTLADGSIESLDDMGFAIGFQVTRRRPLALAAEPVNAPGAPAQRAPNIVAVSDDAVLTPRTLSHVVYFVPDAAKAEAFYVERLGFRCTDRFTGVGPFLQPAGTLDHHTLFMIQTPPFMKGCEHFTFHMGGPTEVLQAGTRFVAKGYQSFWGPGRHRFGSNWFWYFNSPLGCHVEYDADMDLHDDAWNAREAPMGADASQLFLFQHRDKWAPGGSPPGAAAAKSD; encoded by the coding sequence ATGAATATCATCGGACCCGATACGCTGGTCTTCGGCGTGGACGACGTCGCCGCCTGCAGCCAATATCTGCTTGACTACGGGCTGCTGCCGGTGCGCAGCGACAATACCGGCGGCCGTTTCGAGGCACTCGACGGAACGGGCATCGACATCGCTCGCCGCGACGATCCGGCATTGCCGCCTGCGCTCGGCACGGCAAGCATGCTGCGCAAGACGATTTACGGCGTCGCGGATGCCGCGACGATCGACGCGATCGCGGCGGAACTGTGCCGCGACCGCGAAGTGCGCACGCTCGCCGACGGATCGATCGAATCGCTCGACGACATGGGTTTTGCGATCGGCTTCCAGGTCACCAGGCGCCGTCCGCTCGCCTTGGCCGCCGAGCCCGTGAATGCGCCGGGCGCGCCTGCGCAGCGCGCGCCGAACATCGTGGCCGTGAGCGACGACGCGGTGCTGACTCCGCGCACGCTCTCGCACGTCGTCTACTTCGTGCCGGATGCGGCGAAGGCCGAAGCGTTCTATGTGGAGCGCCTCGGCTTTCGCTGCACCGACCGATTCACGGGCGTCGGGCCATTCCTGCAGCCGGCCGGCACGCTCGACCATCACACGCTCTTCATGATTCAGACGCCGCCTTTCATGAAGGGTTGCGAGCATTTCACGTTCCATATGGGCGGACCGACCGAAGTGCTGCAGGCGGGCACGCGGTTCGTCGCGAAGGGCTACCAGTCGTTCTGGGGGCCGGGGCGTCATCGGTTCGGCTCGAACTGGTTCTGGTATTTCAACAGCCCGCTCGGCTGTCACGTCGAGTACGACGCCGACATGGATCTGCACGACGATGCATGGAACGCGCGCGAGGCGCCGATGGGTGCCGACGCGTCGCAACTGTTCCTGTTCCAGCATCGCGACAAGTGGGCGCCGGGCGGTTCTCCGCCGGGGGCGGCCGCGGCGAAGTCGGATTGA